The Papaver somniferum cultivar HN1 chromosome 6, ASM357369v1, whole genome shotgun sequence genome segment taaacatgtaactagcaataaacatcatacaggataattcaaacaacacacacataacattcaaaataatcaactgtgataaagggactgaatttgaaattgtaattaaaatttcttcaaatgtctcctggctagtccagagatgccccaatttcacacccaacaccttctatttatacaagcaagcaaaaacccaaaaatccccaaattatcagaaaattagggtttcaccaaaaagtgaaattgactcacctaactctctgatttcatctcaatagtctcgacccatgcttccttctcttcttctcctgcttttcccatgtcttccatgctgctacgctccagctcgagcttcctctgcctatcaacctagttcatcgatttcaaaaccctaacagagagagggagtgtgaaatcagtgaaataggtaGCATATGATGATGGGGGaagaatgggttttggttgtatttgatgtagggtggttgtagtggctggtagggatgatggcgatggcagaaggtgatggtgatggcagagttgttctctgcagagggtgagggataaagagaaaaagaagtcgatggaaaatggagtagggagtgtttggttcgACTGGGGTATAGGTGtgttaggtgttaaacgggatcatcaaatttgatgttttgtgaagggaatccgtgggatgataacttctgaaacggatctaacggcgagatggagacaacttatgagcgaccgttggatgcaaaaatacaacgaaactaacggctcaagatggagttaggtgctgtagtgttggtaaggtgcatcgaaatctgatgcatgatgacgcagtgaccgttggatgatggaatggatccaatcttacggttaagaaggaaaacgggtttgggtattgaattttgggtttatgatatggatttgggcttaggaattggatttgggcttaggtaatcttgagcccacttcttctttaagaacaatttcttcctttttaagcctaattttatccttgagtcttccataacacattcttcacttcttttccgctagagattccaccggctttctcccgtgtctttgctcttttggctccgcaactcatctagtctttatttggtacctaaaaatacaaaattaattaataaaaatatttattcttgaaaacaatgaaaatacagaatatgggataaaatgtagaattaatgcacaaaagatgagttaaatgccaagaaaaatatatagaaatatgcactttttagcactcatcacacatcccaatacacaaaggagatatgcggtgacagcgtggttcacttgctcatcagttaacgttccattcttttccttctccaaggtgcctcgaaacatattcatcaaagttgtaatgttgatctgtcttgttctgtaacttgcatgcctcctaaactctgctgttgttgtctcttcatcccaacctaagcacttgttagttagagaataaagttgtgcccaacttaactgctttgtgtagttaaacttcacacctgtgccttggtcgggaaggttaagaatctgcataacatcatccggggtgatcgtcatctccccaaacggcatatggaaagtatcggtctcaggatacattctctccacgaacgccgatatggccacacgatcatgttccaacaatgaattctcggtgGCATtatctaaccccgagttggcaacaattgtcttgaacctttcacattcaccggataaaggccacacaagcatttttgttggtgcggcggtaggtttgagtagacggaccgcatcttgatgatcctattaatacaagtattacaatataacacatagacaatacattaataaaaaaatagtaattttattacctcggtttcatatatttctctggcccatgagtctttgtatccaaatagcaattttcctccatccgctggtagtccaaggattgtgcctgctggaatacccttcttcttcaagtgctgagggacaagatgtgatgctttcttagcaatatccttccttacaacatcttttccttttttggatttttgggtaccacttggttgtccttcttcttctactcttgccactggatcaactggttcaacacttagtcctgcactttgttgagcggcttgttcaacacttggtcgcaccccttgttcactgccttgttgttcaacagttggttgcaatccttgttgactgctttgttcttgttcgctttgttgagcacctgaattatctttggcactcctttccctcctagcactagctgtcactttcttcctcccttctcgactttgtataaacaacaaagaaaggaacaatatttacaaactatacaatcggaagacaaagtatggaaatataacccgaatgtacacattcggacgtaagaagacacatattgttcccgaatacaaaacaatcggaagctaactaaacatatttgcaaccgaatatacatcaattggagttcagaagctgtaaattttcatcctacacaatcggaagaaaaagtgcacctctataacccgaatgtacaaattcggaagtaagaagacacatatttttttcgaatgaaaaacaatcggaatataactaaacacgtttacaaccgaatattcatcaactggagttcagaaactctaaaattttatcccacacaatcggaggtataaaacattatattgtcttccgaataaatactggccccaaaatgggatttttcctatatcataaattttgagattttttcaatatatacattcggtagtgagtgttcttccgaatactttgtgtctacttaaatatattcggtagccaaaaaattcattaaactaccgattattagcagtttgtatccaggaagatatggccaccaatattcggcagataatcatcaaatctttctcccgaatactgtcgatgttcttgaaaaatgaagaacacgactacattcggaagtaaatgagcatgcatatcgtccgaatctggataaataaccgaaaaccctagaaattttttttctcgattcgacgaattaaagcgaaataaaccccaaaaatgatagattcttacctaattggggccatttgaagttgacgaagtgtttgagtctcggaatcgccaccaccgactacattgccgggtacttcttcttcgcgttcttcttcatttgcagcaagattttctttatttcttactaaaattccaatgtttggatcgataccccgagcaacatttttggttctaggtctgtgggtttcatttctcttatccattgttttataatcgaatcgacgatgttttgattttacgattcgcggcgatgtttcggttgaacgaggaaattttttttttcttccacaatcggaagataatatgaaactggaagaagaagagttgaaatgagtagaattgtttttgatttggtttttatacagttttaccagaagggcatttatgtaacttcaatatcatatagggtaccccttaactagagtctttggctgggtataaattgatggcccctaaatcctttggggtggcccctaaatcctttggggtggcccctaaaaacgccaggtaaaATATCACGACACTACAATTTCTCTCCGACAAATGTCACTTTGAAATTTTCACTTTACAACTCCTCTAGAAAAACAATAATTCACCTAAAATCCACAATCCGTATGACACCTTATAACCAATATTAGACGTTGATAACATAGCTCAATTCCTCCATCAGCCGTTGATAACAAAACTCAATCCCCCAATCCGTATGACACTTTTTAAACCATTAAAAACAGCAAATAGCTAAAAACCCATAATCCgtatgaaaattttcaattcatTTTCAACCGTTGATAAAATCTCCCAATCTCGCCCAAAACATTGTTCTCTCTCTATAAATCCCCAATCCCAAATCCTTCTTCCTCACAAATCAATCTTTacatttctctctgaaaccacaCTTTATCAGATCTGTGCAACTTTCATCTCCAGCAATGGCTCGTACCAAGCAAACTGCTAGGAAATCAACAGGAGGAAAAGCCCCAAGGAAGCAATTAGCAACAAAAGCAGCTCGGAAATCAGCACCAGCAACCGGAGGAGTGAAGAAACCTCACAGATTCAGGCCAGGAACTGTTGCTCTTCGTGAAATCAGGAAATACCAAAAGAGTACCGAGTTGTTAATCCGTAAACTACCGTTTCAAAGATTAGTTCGTGAAATCGCTCAAGATTTCAAAACTGATTTGAGGTTTCAGAGTTCAGCAGTTGCAGCACTACAGGAAGCAGCAGAAGCTTATCTTGTTGGTTTGTTCGAAGATACTAATTTATGTGCTATTCATGCTAAAAGGGTTACTATTATGCCTAAGGATATTCAACTTGCCAGGAGAATCAGAGGTGAACGAGCTTGATAATCTCTAATTTCTGTGTAAATGTGTTGGAGATTTAGGAACTGTGTCTTTTTATTTTGGGATGTTGGAACTCTCTATGTTCTGATTTGATTGATCTAATGGAATACATTATTCTCAGTGCTCTATTTTTTCTTAAAAATTATAATGTAGTGCAGTCTGATTTCATCCTtttcttgaaaccctaatttcgattgAATTAACTCCCAATTTCCAATTGGATTGAATTCCTAAGTTTAATTGGATTGAAACCCTAAATCATACGTATATAATGTCTTCTTAACCTGATCTTCATTGCTTGTACATTATTACACCACGACCTGCCATTTCTGCTTGATATGCATATGCTAGACCTGTTGCTGCAATCTCTTGGCAGTTCAAGTGATTGGTAACGGGTCAGCTGAACAATGTTAAACTCTAGAATCAGAGGAGAACGTGTTGGTGGTCCATGAAAGTATGAAACCCTCTTCTCATTGCTGGTGAGGTGAATGTAATGTGCAGGACAAAAGCTTATTCCTGGTGGGGATGTGCTGCTGCTTTTCACTTTTCAATCCCAATTTACAGCATTATAGGTAACCCAACATTACCTATTGGTTTGCAAGCATAATGTATTTCATCTTTCATATCCATTGGTTTGACAGAATGTGAGCAATGGTGTTTATGGCAGTATTTGAATTACATTTTTCATCATTTTGGGTCTAGTACAATTCTTAACCAATGTCAAAATTTACTATGTTTTCATTGTCCATTTCTTTCTAAATTTATCAGCTGCTTTTTGAGTTTGTACTTGGATGTACTGTATCATCCATCCAGCTCTGAAAAAAGGCTGTGTATATGAAGTTCTAGCTTCAAAGAACCTTAGAAATAGTTCATTAATGTAGAATCTGCACTTTGAAAGAATCATGGTTATGGGTTGTTCATATGAGATGTGTTAGTAGGTAGGTCTTCTAACTTTGCTATTGCTCTAGTACAATAAGTTCCGATGCTTAAGTTCAGTACTCCAGTTTGTGCTATAATTGACTTTCAATCAACTAAAGTACTGGTAGATATAGGGAAGTTGATCTGTTTTGCTCTTCTTGTATACAGAAGTCTAGTTCTTTTATCATGATGCCAGTATACAGTATACTCATTTAGAAATTGCGCTCCATATTGGCCAAacttcttagattttacaagagaAAATATACTACTCGATAAGCCCTTGATGATTTCCAGGTGATACTGCATTACCTTCGGTTACGATACATTTGCAGTCACACTATTTATCAACACCATTGGTAGCATTATAGAACCTTTTTTAGCATAAAGTGTTGAAGAACATATAtcgtttgcatacttgcatcTGCATAAAAGCCCGAGACcgtccaataaattaatccaggccaggtcgggtggcccatgacgggccataacaggctttgggctacttcggatacaggcgggctcgggctgGTACAGGCAGGCCgaatattttcgggtattatttacacccctagttcTAGTAGGCTAGACGCCTGATGAGAATACTTGCTCTTTTTAGTGAGGTTTAGTAGCACCTCAGAgcagtgtagtcaatatcggccgtatcggccgatatatcggggatatttcggatatcggcatTGGAGCGGTAGGATAAGCATTGTATCGGCGATACAATATCTTGACGATAATATCGTCCGATAttagccgtatcggccgatatatcggggatatttcgtgatcctatttttcttgatgagcatgatgaaaatgatgaatggttggatccacagaacttggaagacttggcggtagaaggtgataatgtaactttggatgatttgcaagatattCTTGGTGAAGAAAGTCGGCCagttggtagtagaggtgcatgtagctctcgaagtaaGTCTACTTATCCAACCGACTCTgagtatgatggatatgatactgatGAATCGATGCTAGACACAGATTATGGACTACTTGATGGAGCTAATGGAGttactgaagatgatgatatcaaTAGTGGCTCGTATAtatgattttgaataagactgtaatatccttgtttaattaccattttaggtagtaaactttaaagttgttgaaATTACTCTCCTGTTTTTGGTTTGAACTTTTaacttgtttaattaccattttaggcagtaaacttttaagttgttgaagttactctccttTTTCTAGTTAGAActtgtttatttatcattttaggtagtgaactttaaagttattgaagttactcttgtgttttttgataaaattgatggtactataaaattatagtcactaaatttggaaccgatattataccgatatttgaatgataatatccccgatataaagtcgtaccagtgtatcggtcctggccgagataaaccgatatccgatattaactacattgcctCAGAGCCTGAGATAAATCAGATTAAAATACGGAAGAGATAAATCAGATGAGTTCATTTCAGTCACCAGAAAAGAAAAACAGGAAGCACAGC includes the following:
- the LOC113290053 gene encoding histone H3.2; this encodes MARTKQTARKSTGGKAPRKQLATKAARKSAPATGGVKKPHRFRPGTVALREIRKYQKSTELLIRKLPFQRLVREIAQDFKTDLRFQSSAVAALQEAAEAYLVGLFEDTNLCAIHAKRVTIMPKDIQLARRIRGERA